The DNA region TCTGCGGGTCCGACGCCTTCCCGTCCTCACCGCCGTCCTGGCCGTCGCTCCCGCCGCCTTCCTTGCCGTCTTCCTTGCCCTGGTCCGCGCCCTTCCCGTCGTCGCTCGGCGCCGGGCTGACCTCGCCCGCGTTGCCGGTGCGGCCGGTGTCCTCGCCCTCGCCGGACTCGGGCATGAACAACATCGCGTACGCGACGGCCGCCACCAGACCGGCCAGGATCACGGCGAGCAGGACACGGCCGAGCGAACGCGGGCCCCGGGTGCTCGGTGCCCGCTCGGGGCGCGGCGCCCGCACCGGCCTGGTGTCCCTGCGCTCCTTGACACGCTCCCGTCCGCGCTTGTGGCGGCCGTGGCCCTGGCCGCCGTCGTCCCCGGCCGGGACCGGCGCGGGCGAGCGGCGCTTGCGGACGACCTCGCCGCGGCGGCGTACGACGGGCAGCCTGCCGCCGTCGTACGGCGGCGCGGGCACCACGTGCGTGCCCGCGTCGGGCTCCGGCGCCGACCGCACCAGGGAGCGCAGCCAGCCGCTCAGCTCCTCGAAGTCGATGCGCTCGGTCGGGTCCTGACGCAGCAGCGACTCCACGACCGGTCGCAGCGGCCCGCACTCCTCCGCGAACGCGGGCGGCTCCGCGCACACCAGCTGCACCAGCTCGGCGGTGCTGTCCTCGGGATACGGGGCGTGGCCCTGGACGGCGCGGAACAGCAGCGCGCCGAGCGCCCACAGGTCGGTGGCGGGTCCGATGGGCGCGGCCAGCTGCCAGTTGTCGTGCACCGGCCCCGCCTGCTCCGGCGCCCACCGCTCCGTGACGGCGCCGACGACGGTCATCCGCGCGTGCCTGGCCCGCTCGGCGGCGAGCGCGGTGGTCGGGCCGCGGCGCGCGCGCAGCTCGCCCGCGGGGTCGTCCCACTCGCCCGCACGGGGGCGGGCGTTGCCCTCGGGGGCACCGGCTGTGCCTCTGGGGGCACTCGCCTTGGCGAGGTCGTGCGCGGGGCGCACGGCGGGGGCCGAGTGGGCAGCGGGGGCGGGGAAGTCGGGCTTCGGCTGGTACGGGGCCGGGGCGTACGGAGGCGGCGCGTACGGGGCCGACTCGCGGGGGGCCGAGGGGTGCGGGGCCGACTCGTGCGGGCCTGGTGCGCCGTGCGGGCGGGGCGCGCGGTGGGGTTCGGGTGCGCCGTGGGAGCCCGGCGTGCCGCCCTGCGCGGGTACGGCCCCGGCGCGCGGCACCGCCCCGTGCCACGGCTTCTTCTGCCGCTCCCGGACCCCGTACGGATCCGAGATGTGCCCGACGGCACCGCCCGCGCCGACGGAGCCGCCCTCGCCGTCCGTGCCCTCGGCGCCGTTCTCACCGTACGTACCGTACGAGCCGTTGGTGCCGTACGAGCCGTCAGCGCGCTCAGCGCCGCCGTCCGCCTCGACCGGTCCCGCCGCCCCGCGCTCGCTCACCCGGGCAGCGGCACGCGCGGCGCCCGCCCGGTACGCGGCGATGGCCCCGGCCCGCGCCGCCCTGAGGTCCCGCTCGGCAGTGCCGTACGGCGGCTCGGTCCCGCCGTCGTCCGCGCGCCGCGCGGCCTCGATCGCGGCGTGCCCACGCGATCCGTTGCCACTGCCGGCACGGCCGCGGTCGCCGTACGCGCCGTTCTCTCCATACGCGCCGTGCTCGCCGTACTTGGCGGGCTCACCGCGCCCGGAACCCTCGCCGTGGGCCAGTCCCTCGCCGTACCCGCCGCCCTCGCCGTACGCGGGCCCCCCGCCGTACTCCTCGCCCCGGCCGTACCCGTCGCTCCCGTCGTACCCGGGCTCCTCGGCATACCCCTCGTGCTCGGTGTACCCCTCGTGTCCCTCGTACCCGTCGCGCTCGACGTACTCGGCGTCCCCGTCCGCCCCCGCAGCCTCCACCGCGTACCCCGCGCCGCCCGTCGGCTCGGGCACCGCGCCCTCGGGCTCGGTGAAGCCCGCGAAGTCGTCCTCCTCCGGGCGCGGGTCGTACCCGCACAGGGCCTCCTCCGCCGCGCCCGCGGCGAGGCCCGTCAGCATCACGCGGCCGTCGTCGCAGACCAGCACCGTGCGCGCGGTGATGTTCCGGTGCACCCAGCCGTGCGCGTGCAGGACGCG from Streptomyces flavofungini includes:
- a CDS encoding protein kinase; translation: MDDYAGRVLADRYRLPLPPADEYELAESRAFDTYSGQEVLVRQVPLPEIVEAEVLGDEAYGDGDLSDVLPGGLPKGFRSARGSAGRGGARRPGSRATRRPSDPAVLRAIEAAQAAARIPDHPRLDQVFDVFAEDGSLWIVSELVAARPLAALLADRPLNPFRAAEVAADVVTALRVLHAHGWVHRNITARTVLVCDDGRVMLTGLAAGAAEEALCGYDPRPEEDDFAGFTEPEGAVPEPTGGAGYAVEAAGADGDAEYVERDGYEGHEGYTEHEGYAEEPGYDGSDGYGRGEEYGGGPAYGEGGGYGEGLAHGEGSGRGEPAKYGEHGAYGENGAYGDRGRAGSGNGSRGHAAIEAARRADDGGTEPPYGTAERDLRAARAGAIAAYRAGAARAAARVSERGAAGPVEADGGAERADGSYGTNGSYGTYGENGAEGTDGEGGSVGAGGAVGHISDPYGVRERQKKPWHGAVPRAGAVPAQGGTPGSHGAPEPHRAPRPHGAPGPHESAPHPSAPRESAPYAPPPYAPAPYQPKPDFPAPAAHSAPAVRPAHDLAKASAPRGTAGAPEGNARPRAGEWDDPAGELRARRGPTTALAAERARHARMTVVGAVTERWAPEQAGPVHDNWQLAAPIGPATDLWALGALLFRAVQGHAPYPEDSTAELVQLVCAEPPAFAEECGPLRPVVESLLRQDPTERIDFEELSGWLRSLVRSAPEPDAGTHVVPAPPYDGGRLPVVRRRGEVVRKRRSPAPVPAGDDGGQGHGRHKRGRERVKERRDTRPVRAPRPERAPSTRGPRSLGRVLLAVILAGLVAAVAYAMLFMPESGEGEDTGRTGNAGEVSPAPSDDGKGADQGKEDGKEGGGSDGQDGGEDGKASDPQKSPGSQEPQTADPDVASGFTLRKDAEGFKVAVADGWDRQPKNGRGQVLYTHGRFELVVVPGRDSTGDFGTDPMKYQKEDERELQPFRDSSWATSSGLRLVDVGGKPRAEGQFTWQDTDGTEVFVRNLAMAVDGKYHVVQVRGPEAERDEVTRLFEQASASYRPSG